One Luteolibacter flavescens DNA segment encodes these proteins:
- the argJ gene encoding bifunctional glutamate N-acetyltransferase/amino-acid acetyltransferase ArgJ, with protein sequence MDFPVTRIKGGVGAPRGFQCSAISCGIKNPAAERLDLALIYSESPCTSAGTFTINRVKAAPVKLSQAHLRKGDLRAIIANSGNANACTGVQGVNDAKAMCKGVAAPLGLNRSEVGVCSTGVIGLPMPMVRIEPRFDELVQGLGANRGTDVAKAIITSDTHHKEIAISFDLGGHRVRIGGCVKGAGMISPSMATMLCFITTDANVPTETLRKGVLEAVDESFNRITIDGDMSTNDTVLVLANGRSGMPPIRRGSALCKQFREALRHVMLELAQAVVRDGERVTKFVTVEVKGARTYLDAKLVAEAVCKSALVKSSWNGGDPNWGRVLHAVGYSRARIREELVDIFYDGKPACLGGLQATTPMDELREIAAKPEFKIEIHLNQGDADYCMYSSDLSPEYIDFNRSEYAYWKQARKDGLV encoded by the coding sequence ATGGACTTTCCCGTCACCCGGATCAAAGGAGGCGTCGGTGCGCCGCGCGGTTTCCAGTGCTCCGCCATTTCCTGCGGGATCAAGAATCCCGCGGCGGAGCGGCTCGATCTCGCACTGATCTACTCGGAGAGCCCGTGCACGTCGGCGGGCACCTTCACGATCAATCGCGTGAAGGCCGCTCCGGTGAAGCTCTCGCAGGCGCACCTGCGCAAGGGCGACCTGCGCGCGATCATCGCGAACAGCGGCAATGCGAATGCCTGCACCGGCGTGCAGGGGGTGAATGACGCGAAGGCGATGTGCAAGGGCGTGGCCGCGCCGCTGGGGCTGAACCGCAGCGAGGTGGGCGTGTGCTCCACCGGCGTGATCGGACTGCCGATGCCGATGGTGCGCATCGAGCCGCGCTTCGACGAGCTGGTCCAGGGCCTCGGCGCGAACCGCGGCACGGACGTGGCGAAAGCGATCATCACCAGCGACACCCACCACAAGGAGATCGCGATTTCCTTCGACCTGGGCGGCCACCGCGTTCGCATCGGCGGCTGCGTGAAGGGCGCCGGCATGATTTCCCCGAGCATGGCCACCATGCTCTGCTTCATCACCACGGACGCGAACGTGCCGACCGAGACGCTGCGCAAGGGCGTGCTGGAAGCGGTGGACGAGAGCTTCAACCGCATCACCATCGACGGTGACATGAGCACGAACGACACCGTGCTGGTGCTGGCAAACGGGCGCTCCGGCATGCCGCCGATCCGCCGCGGCAGCGCGCTCTGCAAGCAATTCCGCGAGGCCCTGCGCCACGTGATGCTGGAGCTGGCACAAGCCGTGGTGCGCGATGGCGAGCGCGTCACGAAATTCGTGACCGTGGAGGTGAAGGGTGCCCGCACCTACCTCGATGCGAAGCTCGTGGCCGAGGCCGTCTGCAAGTCCGCGCTGGTGAAGTCCTCGTGGAATGGCGGCGACCCAAACTGGGGCCGCGTGCTCCACGCCGTGGGCTACTCCCGCGCCCGCATCCGCGAGGAACTCGTGGACATCTTCTACGATGGCAAGCCCGCCTGCCTCGGCGGCCTGCAGGCCACGACGCCGATGGACGAGCTGCGCGAGATCGCCGCGAAGCCGGAGTTCAAGATCGAGATCCACCTGAACCAGGGCGACGCCGACTACTGCATGTATAGTAGCGACCTCTCCCCGGAATACATCGATTTCAACCGCTCCGAGTACGCCTACTGGAAGCAGGCGCGCAAGGACGGGCTGGTGTGA